A stretch of Fusobacterium periodonticum ATCC 33693 DNA encodes these proteins:
- a CDS encoding restriction endonuclease subunit S produces MKKLLYNKAKNIVGMANINAKELEDFSIILPPIELQNKFAERIEKIEKLKFIISAIILKPYKSIKKKGVEKD; encoded by the coding sequence ATGAAAAAATTATTATACAATAAAGCTAAAAATATTGTTGGAATGGCAAATATTAATGCAAAAGAATTAGAAGATTTTTCTATAATATTACCTCCAATAGAATTGCAAAATAAATTTGCTGAAAGAATAGAGAAAATTGAGAAATTGAAATTTATCATTTCAGCAATTATTTTAAAACCTTATAAATCCATTAAAAAGAAAGGAGTTGAGAA